A stretch of Dyella sp. BiH032 DNA encodes these proteins:
- the ubiA gene encoding 4-hydroxybenzoate octaprenyltransferase, whose protein sequence is MAPSSRKRQRRVPSTGTARPRPSATAPVRPADSSNRATRVLDVLLQRLPPHYREKARDYLVLTRMDRPIGALLLLWPTWWALWLAAGDFPPVKPLVIFTLGVFAMRAAGCAINDYADRKLDPQVERTAGRPIAAGRVTPREALIVFGVLLAFSFLLVLFTNALTIKLSFAGAALAAIYPFTKRYTYMPQVVLGAAFGWSIPMAFAAVSGHVPPLGWLLLIANILWSVIYDTQYAMVDREDDLKAGAKSTAILFGDADLPILGILIATFLLAMLFVGQRALLGWPYWLSLAGAAGLFGWQLWRIRTRDRAACLWAFRNNNWLGMVLWVGIVLALAVK, encoded by the coding sequence ATGGCCCCATCTTCCCGCAAGCGCCAGCGGCGCGTCCCTTCCACTGGCACGGCGCGTCCGCGGCCCTCCGCTACCGCGCCGGTCCGTCCGGCGGACAGCTCCAACCGCGCGACCCGCGTGCTGGACGTGCTGTTGCAGCGGTTGCCGCCGCACTATCGCGAAAAGGCACGCGACTACCTGGTGTTGACCCGCATGGACCGGCCGATCGGCGCCCTGCTGCTGCTGTGGCCGACCTGGTGGGCGCTGTGGCTGGCGGCGGGCGACTTTCCGCCGGTCAAGCCGCTGGTGATCTTCACGCTCGGCGTCTTCGCCATGCGCGCGGCCGGCTGCGCCATCAACGACTATGCGGACCGCAAGCTGGACCCCCAGGTGGAACGCACCGCCGGCCGGCCGATCGCCGCCGGGCGGGTGACGCCGCGCGAGGCGCTGATCGTGTTCGGCGTGCTGCTGGCGTTTTCCTTCCTGCTGGTGCTGTTCACCAATGCGCTGACCATCAAGCTCTCGTTCGCCGGCGCCGCGCTGGCGGCGATCTATCCCTTTACCAAGCGCTATACCTACATGCCGCAAGTGGTGCTGGGCGCAGCATTCGGCTGGTCGATCCCAATGGCGTTCGCCGCGGTGAGCGGCCATGTGCCGCCGCTGGGCTGGTTGCTGCTGATCGCGAACATCCTGTGGTCGGTGATCTACGACACGCAGTACGCCATGGTGGATCGCGAGGACGACCTCAAGGCCGGCGCCAAGTCCACCGCCATCCTGTTCGGCGACGCGGACCTGCCGATCCTGGGCATTCTGATCGCCACCTTCCTGCTGGCCATGCTGTTCGTCGGCCAGCGGGCCCTGCTGGGCTGGCCATACTGGCTGAGCCTGGCCGGCGCTGCGGGGTTGTTCGGCTGGCAGCTGTGGCGCATCCGCACGCGCGACCGCGCAGCCTGCCTGTGGGCCTTCCGCAACAACAACTGGCTG